One window from the genome of Sardina pilchardus chromosome 12, fSarPil1.1, whole genome shotgun sequence encodes:
- the LOC134097548 gene encoding tubulin alpha-8 chain-like: MRECISIHVGQAGVQIGNSCWELYCLEHGICPDGTVAGDSKTLLDSSFGTFFSETGAGKYVPRSIFVDLEPSVIDEIRNGSYRQLYHPEQLITGKEDAANNYARGHYTIGKEIVDPVLDRIRKMSDQCTGLQGFLIFHSFGGGTGSGFTSLLMERLSVDYGKKSKLEFSVYPAPQVSTAVVEPYNSILTTHTTLEHSDCAFMVDNEAIFDICNRNLDIERPSYTNLNRLVAQIVSSITASLRFDGALNVDLTEFQTNLVPYPRIHFPLVTYSPIISAERAYHEQLSVPEITNACFEPSNQMVKCDPRRGKYMACCVLYRGDVVPKDVNSAIAAIKTRRSIQFVDWCPTGFKVGINYQPPTVVPGGDLAKVQRAVCMLSNTTAIAEAWARLDHKFDLMYAKRAFVHWYVGEGMEEGEFSEAREDMAALEKDYEEVGADSAQDDEEEEDEY, from the exons ATG AGGGAGTGCATTTCTATCCATGTTGGCCAAGCTGGGGTGCAGATTGGAAACTCGTGTTGGGAATTGTACTGCCTCGAACATGGTATCTGCCCAGATGGAACAGTTGCTGGTGACAGCAAAACTCTACTGGACTCTTCTTTTGGCACGTTTTTCAGTGAGACTGGTGCTGGGAAGTATGTTCCTCGGTCCATATTCGTTGATTTGGAGCCATCTGTTATAG ATGAGATCCGTAATGGGTCCTATCGTCAGTTGTACCACCCGGAGCAGCTGATCACTGGTAAAGAGGATGCAGCCAACAACTACGCTCGTGGGCACTACACCATTGGAAAGGAAATTGTGGATCCGGTCCTGGACAGAATTCGCAAAATG tCAGACCAGTGCACGGGTCTTCAGGGATTCCTCATCTTCCACAGCTTCGGAGGAGGCACTGGCTCTGGCTTCACCTCCCTGCTGATGGAGCGTCTGTCTGTGGACTACGGCAAGAAGTCCAAGCTGGAGTTCTCGGTCTACCCTGCTCCCCAGGTGTCCACTGCTGTAGTGGAGCCCTACAACTCCATCCTCACTACTCACACCACTCTAGAGCACTCTGACTGTGCCTTCATGGTGGACAACGAGGCCATTTTTGATATTTGCAATCGCAACCTTGACATTGAGCGTCCCTCCTACACCAATCTCAATCGCCTTGTTGCCCAGATCGTCTCGTCGATCACTGCATCTTTGCGCTTTGATGGGGCTCTGAATGTGGATCTCACTGAGTTCCAGACCAACCTTGTTCCCTACCCTCGCATTCACTTCCCCCTGGTCACCTACTCCCCAATAATCTCTGCAGAGAGGGCTTACCATGAACAGCTCTCTGTGCCGGAGATCACAAATGCTTGTTTTGAGCCATCTAATCAGATGGTGAAGTGTGACCCAAGGCGTGGTAAGTACATGGCCTGCTGTGTGCTGTACCGCGGAGATGTGGTCCCCAAAGACGTCAACAGCGCCATCGCTGCCATCAAGACCCGTCGAAGCATCCAGTTTGTGGACTGGTGCCCCACCGGCTTCAAGGTGGGCATCAACTACCAGCCGCCAACGGTGGTGCCAGGTGGTGACTTGGCCAAGGTGCAGAGGGCTGTGTGTATGCTGAGCAACACCACTGCCATCGCCGAGGCCTGGGCTCGCCTGGACCATAAGTTTGACCTGATGTATGCCAAGAGGGCCTTTGTGCACTGGTATGTGGGTGAGGGCATGGAAGAGGGGGAGTTCAGCGAGGCCAGAGAAGACATGGCTGCCCTGGAGAAGGACTATGAGGAAG